A region of Siniperca chuatsi isolate FFG_IHB_CAS linkage group LG23, ASM2008510v1, whole genome shotgun sequence DNA encodes the following proteins:
- the gpr19 gene encoding probable G-protein coupled receptor 19 isoform X2: protein MKRLSLLCSEPMSFNYSERENSTVLATLPTTPLCSLEDSSSGQPNRTSVSYELTSGEVAVLGLVFGVLWLVSILGNALVCLVIHRSRRTQSTTNYFVVSMACADLLMSLGCAPFVLLQVASGRWPLSAAACKAVRYLQHLCPGVQVCVLLSISVDRFYTIVYPLSFKVSREKAKKMILASWLFDAAFVTPCLFFYGSTSTGSSHCDFFLPDSWGSIAYAAVHLLFGFLVPVALIVSFYQRVVRYIWRISADGHTVRRTMNIVPRTKVKTIKMFLMLNSVFFLTWTPFYIAQLWHPRESDGPSRQGLLFFTAIAWVSFSSTASKPTLYSVFNANFRRGMRETFCMSSMKCYRSNAYTITASSRMAKRNYIGVVDIPVQAKTVTKDSVYDTFDREAKEKKVAWPTNANPPNTFV, encoded by the exons ATGAAGCGTCTGTCGCTGCTCTGCTCTGAACCG ATGTCATTTAACTACTCTGAGAGGGAAAACTCGACTGTCCTGGCAACCTTACCCACAACTCCCCTCTGCAGCCTCGAGGACTCGTCCTCTGGCCAGCCGAACAGGACCTCTGTCTCCTATGAGCTGACTTCAGGCGAGGTCGCCGTCCTGGGCTTGGTGTTCGGGGTTCTCTGGCTGGTCTCCATCCTGGGAAATGCCCTCGTCTGCCTGGTCATCCACCGGAGCCGACGGACTCAGTCCACCACCAACTACTTTGTGGTGTCTATGGCCTGTGCAGACCTGCTCATGAGCCTGGGTTGCGCCCCCTTCGTCCTCCTGCAGGTCGCCTCGGGACGATGGCCGCTGAGCGCCGCTGCCTGCAAGGCTGTGCGCTACCTGCAGCACCTCTGCCCTGGTGTGCAGGTCTGTGTCCTGCTTTCCATCTCTGTAGACCGCTTCTATACAATCGTCTACCCCCTCAGCTTCAAGGTGTCCAGAGAGAAGGCGAAGAAGATGATCCTGGCCTCGTGGCTGTTTGATGCAGCCTTCGTGACACCCTGCCTCTTCTTCTATGGATCCACATCTACAGGCAGCAGCCATTGTGACTTTTTCCTTCCAGACAGCTGGGGTAGTATAGCCTACGCCGCAGTTCACCTCCTGTTCGGTTTTTTGGTCCCAGTGGCGCTGATCGTGTCATTCTACCAGCGGGTGGTCCGCTACATCTGGAGGATCAGTGCTGATGGACACACGGTGCGCCGGACAATGAACATCGTCCCACGGACTAAAGTCAAGACCATCAAGATGTTCCTCATGCTCAATTCAGTTTTCTTCCTCACTTGGACGCCCTTCTACATCGCCCAGCTGTGGCACCCGAGGGAGTCTGATGGACCCAGTAGGCAGGGGCTGCTGTTCTTCACGGCCATCGCCTGGGTTTCCTTCAGCTCCACAGCGTCCAAGCCAACCCTGTACTCTGTCTTCAATGCAAACTTCAGAAGGGGCATGAGGGAGACCTTCTGCATGTCATCCATGAAATGCTACCGCAGTAATGCGTACACCATCACGGCAAGCTCTCGGATGGCCAAAAGGAACTATATTGGGGTGGTGGACATCCCAGTGCAAGCAAAGACGGTCACCAAGGACTCAGTTTATGATACATTTGACCGAGAAGCAAAGGAAAAGAAGGTAGCCTGGCCCACTAATGCCAACCCTCCAAATACTTTTGTCTAA
- the gpr19 gene encoding probable G-protein coupled receptor 19 isoform X1 has product MVYAQSSNTVGVNPSLYSPSFMYQMSFNYSERENSTVLATLPTTPLCSLEDSSSGQPNRTSVSYELTSGEVAVLGLVFGVLWLVSILGNALVCLVIHRSRRTQSTTNYFVVSMACADLLMSLGCAPFVLLQVASGRWPLSAAACKAVRYLQHLCPGVQVCVLLSISVDRFYTIVYPLSFKVSREKAKKMILASWLFDAAFVTPCLFFYGSTSTGSSHCDFFLPDSWGSIAYAAVHLLFGFLVPVALIVSFYQRVVRYIWRISADGHTVRRTMNIVPRTKVKTIKMFLMLNSVFFLTWTPFYIAQLWHPRESDGPSRQGLLFFTAIAWVSFSSTASKPTLYSVFNANFRRGMRETFCMSSMKCYRSNAYTITASSRMAKRNYIGVVDIPVQAKTVTKDSVYDTFDREAKEKKVAWPTNANPPNTFV; this is encoded by the coding sequence ATGGTGTATGCCCAGTCATCAAACACAGTTGGTGTCAATCCCTCCCTTTACTCTCCATCTTTCATGTATCAGATGTCATTTAACTACTCTGAGAGGGAAAACTCGACTGTCCTGGCAACCTTACCCACAACTCCCCTCTGCAGCCTCGAGGACTCGTCCTCTGGCCAGCCGAACAGGACCTCTGTCTCCTATGAGCTGACTTCAGGCGAGGTCGCCGTCCTGGGCTTGGTGTTCGGGGTTCTCTGGCTGGTCTCCATCCTGGGAAATGCCCTCGTCTGCCTGGTCATCCACCGGAGCCGACGGACTCAGTCCACCACCAACTACTTTGTGGTGTCTATGGCCTGTGCAGACCTGCTCATGAGCCTGGGTTGCGCCCCCTTCGTCCTCCTGCAGGTCGCCTCGGGACGATGGCCGCTGAGCGCCGCTGCCTGCAAGGCTGTGCGCTACCTGCAGCACCTCTGCCCTGGTGTGCAGGTCTGTGTCCTGCTTTCCATCTCTGTAGACCGCTTCTATACAATCGTCTACCCCCTCAGCTTCAAGGTGTCCAGAGAGAAGGCGAAGAAGATGATCCTGGCCTCGTGGCTGTTTGATGCAGCCTTCGTGACACCCTGCCTCTTCTTCTATGGATCCACATCTACAGGCAGCAGCCATTGTGACTTTTTCCTTCCAGACAGCTGGGGTAGTATAGCCTACGCCGCAGTTCACCTCCTGTTCGGTTTTTTGGTCCCAGTGGCGCTGATCGTGTCATTCTACCAGCGGGTGGTCCGCTACATCTGGAGGATCAGTGCTGATGGACACACGGTGCGCCGGACAATGAACATCGTCCCACGGACTAAAGTCAAGACCATCAAGATGTTCCTCATGCTCAATTCAGTTTTCTTCCTCACTTGGACGCCCTTCTACATCGCCCAGCTGTGGCACCCGAGGGAGTCTGATGGACCCAGTAGGCAGGGGCTGCTGTTCTTCACGGCCATCGCCTGGGTTTCCTTCAGCTCCACAGCGTCCAAGCCAACCCTGTACTCTGTCTTCAATGCAAACTTCAGAAGGGGCATGAGGGAGACCTTCTGCATGTCATCCATGAAATGCTACCGCAGTAATGCGTACACCATCACGGCAAGCTCTCGGATGGCCAAAAGGAACTATATTGGGGTGGTGGACATCCCAGTGCAAGCAAAGACGGTCACCAAGGACTCAGTTTATGATACATTTGACCGAGAAGCAAAGGAAAAGAAGGTAGCCTGGCCCACTAATGCCAACCCTCCAAATACTTTTGTCTAA
- the crebl2 gene encoding cAMP-responsive element-binding protein-like 2, protein MDDNKMVAGKVKKPGKRGRKPAKIDLKAKLERSRQSARECRARKKLRYQYLEELVSSKERAICALREELEMYKQWCSAMDQGKIPSEIKALLTGDDQKMPQGGSSTKSSKNSKNNISSNGQS, encoded by the exons ATGGATGATAACAAG ATGGTGGCTGGTAAAGTGAAGAAACCGGGCAAACGCGGCCGCAAACCTGCGAAGATCGACCTGAAGGCCAAACTGGAGCGAAGCCGTCAGAGCGCGAGAGAGTGCAGAGCGAGGAAGAAGCTGAGATACCAGTACCTGGAGGAACTGGTTTCCAGTAAGGAGAGAGCCATCTGCGCCCTGCGGGAGGAGCTGGAGATG TACAAGCAGTGGTGTTCGGCCATGGATCAGGGGAAGATCCCCTCAGAGATTAAAGCTCTGCTGACCGGAGACGACCAGAAAATGCCTCAAGGTGGCAGCAGCACCAAGTCGTCCAAGAACAGCAAGAACAACATCAGCAGCAACGGTCAGAGCTAA